The Marinilongibacter aquaticus genome has a window encoding:
- a CDS encoding ThiF family adenylyltransferase translates to MTLTTKEKLRYDRQIRIPEFGLASQEKLKGSAVALVGCGGLGAPILQYLVAAGVGTIGLIDDDEVSLSNLQRQVIFKQEDVGKNKLELAAEYASALNENVNIRKYSVRLSSENALGIFEPYDLIIDGSDNFPTRYLVNDACEILGKAFVSGAIYRFEGQVSLFNHRNGPTYRDLFPSPPSEEMAPNCATAGVIGVVAGIVGTLMANESIKFLIGLGDNLSGKLLLVDTMGVNFRKISIRALENRPRITELIDYELFCSGVKSGPEEIEYQDFLILKESFQLIDVREPEEFELQNIGGYLIPLGELESRVNEISREGLVVLHCQSGQRSARAIRMLQEKFGFENLVNLKGGLNAARP, encoded by the coding sequence ATGACATTGACTACGAAAGAAAAGTTACGTTACGATAGGCAAATTCGGATACCCGAATTTGGTCTTGCTTCTCAAGAAAAACTGAAAGGCAGTGCGGTGGCCTTGGTGGGCTGTGGCGGATTGGGGGCACCCATTTTGCAGTACCTCGTGGCCGCGGGTGTAGGTACAATCGGCTTGATAGACGACGATGAAGTGAGCCTTTCGAATTTGCAAAGACAGGTTATTTTCAAGCAAGAAGATGTAGGAAAAAATAAGCTTGAACTTGCTGCGGAATACGCGAGTGCTTTGAACGAAAATGTGAATATTAGGAAATATTCCGTGCGATTGTCTTCAGAAAATGCCTTGGGTATATTCGAGCCTTATGATTTGATCATCGACGGGTCGGATAATTTTCCCACACGCTATTTGGTGAACGATGCCTGTGAAATATTGGGAAAAGCCTTTGTTTCGGGAGCAATTTATCGTTTTGAGGGGCAAGTGTCGCTTTTTAATCATCGGAACGGCCCTACTTACAGAGATCTTTTCCCTTCCCCGCCCTCTGAAGAAATGGCTCCGAATTGTGCTACCGCCGGAGTGATCGGTGTCGTGGCTGGAATTGTAGGGACATTGATGGCGAATGAATCCATAAAGTTTTTGATTGGTTTGGGTGATAATCTTTCTGGAAAGCTGCTTTTGGTTGATACCATGGGAGTGAATTTTAGAAAGATATCCATTCGTGCATTGGAAAATCGCCCTCGAATTACAGAACTGATTGATTATGAATTGTTTTGTTCAGGAGTTAAAAGTGGTCCGGAGGAAATAGAATATCAAGACTTTTTAATCCTGAAAGAGAGTTTTCAATTGATTGATGTACGCGAGCCTGAAGAGTTTGAACTGCAAAACATTGGAGGTTATTTGATTCCTCTTGGCGAGCTTGAATCAAGGGTGAATGAAATAAGCAGAGAGGGATTGGTGGTGTTGCATTGTCAGTCCGGACAGCGTTCGGCTAGGGCCATTCGCATGCTACAGGAAAAGTTTGGCTTTGAGAATCTGGTCAATTTGAAAGGCGGGCTCAATGCTGCTCGTCCATGA
- a CDS encoding DHH family phosphoesterase, producing MNQFFTQEPKQKQEFLSFLSEPRRIVLTSHQNPDGDAFGSIFSLYALLKGMGHQVHAISPTGHASFLAWLPGVEEVVNFEDDLDRPRAVRIANEAEMIFCLDFSALNRVKDFAETLAKASAKKVLVDHHQEPEGFADYIFWEESASSTCELIYRMIVDLGWQENIDKDVATCLYTGILTDTGSFKFESTTRETHCIAGELIEKGIRPDMINRKLFDQNSLSRTRFLGYALSEKLTVLEEYGLAYFVFSKSELDRFAIQKGDTEGIVNYGLSVAGIGVSVIFIEKEDGIRMSFRSVDDFSVSAFAREHFNGGGHKNAAGGRSSDSLEATVKRFLEIIPQYKSEMKAVSNK from the coding sequence ATGAACCAATTTTTCACTCAGGAACCAAAACAAAAGCAAGAATTCCTAAGCTTTTTGTCAGAACCCAGAAGGATCGTACTGACTTCTCATCAAAACCCGGACGGCGATGCCTTTGGCTCAATCTTTAGTCTATATGCACTTTTAAAGGGCATGGGGCACCAAGTGCATGCGATCAGCCCGACAGGGCACGCCAGTTTCTTGGCTTGGCTGCCGGGAGTGGAAGAAGTGGTCAATTTTGAAGATGATTTGGATCGTCCAAGAGCGGTGCGAATTGCCAATGAGGCCGAAATGATTTTTTGCCTCGATTTTTCGGCATTGAATAGGGTGAAGGATTTTGCAGAAACATTGGCCAAAGCCTCTGCAAAGAAAGTGTTAGTCGATCATCATCAAGAGCCAGAAGGCTTCGCAGATTATATATTTTGGGAAGAATCGGCCTCGTCTACTTGCGAGTTGATTTACCGCATGATTGTGGATTTGGGCTGGCAAGAAAATATAGACAAAGATGTAGCCACATGCCTTTATACAGGCATTTTGACCGATACAGGTTCTTTCAAATTTGAAAGTACCACGCGAGAAACGCACTGCATAGCGGGCGAGCTGATTGAAAAGGGAATCCGTCCGGACATGATCAATCGTAAGCTTTTCGATCAAAACAGCCTTAGCCGCACACGGTTTTTGGGTTATGCACTTTCCGAGAAGCTTACCGTTTTGGAAGAATATGGCTTGGCCTATTTTGTGTTTTCGAAATCGGAGCTTGATCGTTTCGCCATTCAAAAAGGGGATACAGAAGGCATTGTGAATTATGGCCTTTCTGTGGCTGGAATTGGCGTTTCGGTAATATTCATTGAAAAGGAAGACGGCATTCGCATGTCGTTCCGTTCGGTAGACGACTTCTCCGTTTCGGCCTTTGCCCGTGAGCACTTCAACGGCGGAGGGCACAAAAATGCGGCGGGCGGCCGCTCCTCGGATTCTCTTGAAGCAACGGTAAAACGCTTTTTGGAAATCATCCCGCAGTACAAATCAGAAATGAAAGCAGTTTCGAACAAATAA
- the ruvX gene encoding Holliday junction resolvase RuvX: MARIMAIDYGGKRTGLAVTDPLQIIASALETVETKNLLDYLKNYCEKEDVEAFVLGKPLSLDGSETHASPLVHSFAEELKKKFPGKPIHYVDERYTSKMAVQSMIASGVKKKDRRKKGNIDKVAATIILQEFMDEQH, from the coding sequence ATGGCACGCATAATGGCAATTGACTATGGAGGAAAACGCACAGGGTTGGCCGTAACCGACCCCTTGCAGATCATTGCCTCTGCCTTAGAAACCGTGGAGACCAAAAACCTTTTGGACTACCTGAAAAACTATTGCGAAAAAGAGGACGTAGAAGCCTTTGTTTTGGGCAAACCACTGAGCCTCGACGGAAGCGAAACGCATGCCAGCCCTTTGGTGCATAGCTTTGCGGAAGAATTGAAAAAGAAATTCCCTGGGAAACCCATCCATTATGTAGACGAACGCTATACGTCGAAAATGGCCGTGCAAAGTATGATTGCCAGTGGAGTAAAGAAAAAAGACCGACGGAAAAAGGGGAACATCGACAAAGTGGCCGCAACAATTATCCTTCAAGAATTCATGGACGAGCAGCATTGA
- a CDS encoding nucleoside-diphosphate kinase: protein MTGNRTFTMIKPRAVAENHTGAIIQIIEDAGFKVISLKKTQLSSALAGKFYEVHKDRPFYEELCGFMSSGPIVPMILEKENAVADFRTLIGATDPAKADEGTIRKLFATSVGENAIHGSDSDENAQIEAAFFFSEFERF from the coding sequence ATGACTGGAAACAGGACTTTCACGATGATAAAGCCACGTGCCGTGGCCGAAAACCACACAGGAGCAATTATCCAAATTATCGAGGATGCCGGCTTTAAGGTAATATCTCTGAAGAAAACCCAGCTTAGCTCGGCTTTGGCCGGAAAATTCTACGAAGTGCACAAAGACCGTCCATTCTACGAAGAACTCTGTGGCTTTATGTCTTCAGGACCAATCGTGCCTATGATTTTGGAAAAAGAGAATGCCGTGGCCGATTTCAGAACTTTGATCGGAGCAACCGATCCTGCAAAAGCAGACGAAGGCACAATTCGTAAGCTGTTCGCCACTTCTGTGGGCGAAAACGCCATTCACGGTTCCGATTCTGATGAGAATGCCCAAATCGAAGCGGCCTTTTTCTTCTCTGAATTCGAGCGTTTTTAA
- a CDS encoding YraN family protein, with protein MKNKRKVGQKGEEWAANHLIGNGYAIVHRNFQISHMEIDIIAQKDDWLVFVEVKLREDNAHGLPEEKVNFTKKSFLLKAADHYLNQYDWPGRVRFDLIAITLKPFELVHFEDAFY; from the coding sequence ATGAAAAACAAACGCAAAGTAGGCCAAAAGGGCGAAGAATGGGCGGCCAATCATTTAATAGGAAACGGCTACGCCATCGTTCACCGGAATTTCCAGATCAGCCACATGGAAATTGACATCATTGCCCAAAAAGACGATTGGCTCGTTTTCGTCGAAGTAAAACTACGGGAAGACAATGCACATGGCCTGCCGGAAGAAAAGGTCAATTTCACAAAGAAGAGCTTCCTGCTGAAAGCCGCAGACCATTATCTCAATCAATACGATTGGCCCGGCCGAGTCCGTTTCGATTTGATCGCCATCACATTGAAACCTTTCGAGCTGGTGCATTTCGAAGATGCATTTTATTGA
- a CDS encoding FKBP-type peptidyl-prolyl cis-trans isomerase, with translation MKLLRLSLALLLVPFLFSCSNKFIENESDKYLKQNIEEIRAYVEANNIDVDEEASGVFWKKLVEDTTAAVPQSGDFMHLAYRISNLRGGELINKVADDSVFYSTNVNVFAGFIAALGTLREGEKGIFYLPSPYAYADAPPEDFDLMKWEPIELELELIKIYDEAGMIDIYIQQQGYTDVETTAKGVRIIRNLPRPETDDVEVGDLVALSYTGYFLDSDKTEFDSGKFSQTVGGGGLIEGFEEALSYMRYGEKATIILPSELAYGEQGSAGGIPPNTPIAFDIEILEPNSN, from the coding sequence ATGAAACTGTTAAGATTGAGTTTGGCTCTTTTGCTAGTGCCGTTTTTGTTTTCCTGTTCCAATAAGTTTATTGAGAACGAGAGCGACAAGTATTTAAAGCAAAACATTGAGGAGATTCGTGCGTATGTAGAGGCAAACAACATCGACGTGGACGAAGAGGCCTCGGGTGTGTTTTGGAAAAAACTGGTGGAAGACACTACCGCAGCGGTGCCTCAAAGTGGAGATTTCATGCATTTGGCCTATCGTATCTCGAACCTGAGAGGAGGCGAGTTGATCAATAAAGTAGCAGACGATTCGGTGTTTTATTCTACGAATGTCAATGTGTTTGCGGGCTTTATTGCCGCCTTGGGTACATTGAGAGAAGGAGAAAAGGGCATTTTCTACCTGCCCTCTCCGTATGCTTATGCCGACGCTCCGCCTGAAGATTTCGATCTGATGAAATGGGAGCCGATTGAGCTGGAGTTGGAGTTGATCAAAATCTACGACGAAGCAGGGATGATCGACATCTACATTCAACAGCAAGGCTACACAGATGTGGAGACTACGGCCAAGGGTGTGCGTATTATACGCAATTTGCCAAGACCAGAAACTGACGACGTGGAAGTGGGCGATTTGGTGGCCTTGAGCTATACCGGCTATTTCTTGGATTCGGACAAAACGGAGTTTGATTCGGGGAAATTTTCACAGACTGTTGGCGGTGGCGGACTAATTGAAGGATTTGAAGAAGCCTTGAGCTATATGAGATACGGCGAAAAGGCAACGATCATTCTTCCTTCGGAATTGGCCTACGGCGAACAAGGCTCTGCGGGAGGTATTCCGCCCAATACGCCGATTGCATTCGATATCGAAATCTTAGAGCCAAATAGCAATTGA
- the mraY gene encoding phospho-N-acetylmuramoyl-pentapeptide-transferase — MLYSLFDFLHRTFDLPGAGVFRYISFRAFAATIVSLLIAAIFGHRLINLLRKLQIGETIRDLGLQGQSQKKGTPTMGGFIILASLLIPVLLFARLDNVYIILLIISTIWTSLIGFADDYIKVFKKDKEGLKGRFKVVGQVGLGLIVGLVLYYSDAVEVREFLGNGQYVDVSKLTTTVPFLKSNQIDYGILGQFLPESLAWVPYVFICIFIITAVSNGANITDGIDGLAAGTSAIIGLALAILAYLSGNKIFAEYLNIMLIPNSGEVVIFCAAFLGACIGFLWYNAYPAQVFMGDTGSLMLGGVIATLALVLRKELLIPVLCGIFLIENVSVMLQVAYFKYQKRKRGIEYARENRLFLMSPLHHHYQKKGYHEAKIVARFWIVGIILAVLCLVTLKLR, encoded by the coding sequence ATGCTGTACTCCCTTTTCGATTTCCTCCATCGCACCTTTGACCTGCCCGGGGCTGGCGTTTTTCGCTATATCTCCTTCAGGGCTTTTGCGGCCACTATTGTTTCTCTGTTGATTGCCGCCATTTTTGGTCACCGCTTAATCAATCTCCTGCGGAAACTGCAGATCGGAGAAACCATTCGCGATTTAGGGCTTCAGGGACAAAGCCAAAAGAAAGGTACGCCTACAATGGGCGGTTTCATTATATTGGCTTCTCTTCTTATTCCCGTGTTGCTTTTCGCTCGACTGGACAATGTGTACATTATCCTTTTGATCATTTCTACAATTTGGACTTCCCTGATTGGCTTTGCCGACGACTACATCAAAGTATTCAAAAAAGACAAAGAGGGCCTGAAAGGGCGGTTCAAAGTGGTAGGACAAGTGGGACTAGGTTTGATTGTGGGCCTTGTGCTATACTACAGCGATGCGGTGGAAGTACGCGAATTTCTGGGAAACGGGCAGTATGTCGATGTGTCGAAGCTGACCACAACCGTGCCCTTTCTCAAAAGCAATCAGATCGACTACGGCATCTTGGGTCAGTTTCTGCCCGAGTCTTTGGCCTGGGTTCCCTATGTTTTCATTTGCATTTTTATCATTACAGCCGTATCCAACGGAGCCAACATCACCGATGGCATCGATGGACTTGCCGCGGGCACTTCGGCCATTATCGGTTTGGCCTTGGCTATTTTGGCCTACCTTTCTGGCAACAAAATTTTTGCCGAATACCTGAACATCATGCTCATTCCGAATTCGGGCGAGGTAGTGATCTTCTGTGCCGCCTTTTTGGGGGCCTGTATTGGTTTCCTTTGGTACAATGCCTATCCTGCTCAGGTTTTCATGGGCGATACGGGTAGCCTAATGCTGGGAGGCGTCATTGCCACTTTGGCCCTAGTTTTGCGAAAAGAATTACTTATTCCGGTACTGTGCGGGATTTTCTTGATCGAAAACGTTTCCGTCATGCTGCAAGTGGCTTATTTCAAATACCAAAAACGGAAGCGGGGCATTGAATATGCACGCGAGAATCGACTGTTCCTCATGTCGCCTCTGCACCATCATTACCAAAAGAAAGGCTATCACGAAGCCAAAATCGTGGCTCGCTTTTGGATTGTTGGCATCATCTTGGCCGTACTTTGCTTGGTGACCCTGAAATTGAGATAA
- the lipB gene encoding lipoyl(octanoyl) transferase LipB produces the protein MQNKEVSSVDLGLIDYEEAWDLQEKIFAETVELKLKNRDLEEKLPTPNHLLFCQHPHVYTLGKSGKEEHLLIDDKGLQNKQAKFYRINRGGDITYHGPGQLVVYPIFDLDNFFTDIHKYMRFLEEAVICTLADFGIQAGRVEGLTGVWLEADQERGRGERKICAMGVKASRWVTMHGLALNVNTDLTYFGNIVACGIQDKAVTSMEAELGQSLDMQEVKTSLEKHIINLFQMHKNEQ, from the coding sequence ATGCAAAACAAGGAAGTCAGCAGTGTCGATTTGGGGCTGATCGACTATGAAGAGGCGTGGGATCTTCAGGAGAAAATTTTTGCCGAAACGGTGGAGCTAAAATTGAAGAACCGCGATTTGGAAGAAAAGTTGCCTACGCCCAATCACTTACTTTTTTGCCAGCACCCTCACGTGTACACCTTGGGTAAAAGCGGAAAAGAAGAGCATTTGTTGATCGATGACAAGGGTTTGCAAAACAAGCAAGCCAAGTTTTATCGGATCAATCGAGGTGGTGACATCACGTATCATGGGCCAGGGCAGCTGGTTGTGTATCCTATTTTCGATCTGGATAATTTCTTTACCGACATTCACAAATACATGCGTTTCTTGGAAGAGGCCGTGATTTGTACTCTGGCCGATTTTGGAATTCAGGCGGGCAGGGTGGAGGGGCTTACTGGTGTTTGGCTCGAGGCTGATCAGGAAAGAGGGCGAGGCGAAAGGAAAATCTGTGCAATGGGAGTAAAGGCGAGCCGGTGGGTTACAATGCACGGTTTGGCTTTGAATGTGAACACCGACTTGACTTATTTTGGTAATATTGTAGCCTGCGGCATTCAAGACAAGGCCGTAACTTCTATGGAGGCAGAGCTAGGGCAAAGCCTCGATATGCAAGAAGTGAAAACGAGCTTGGAAAAACACATCATCAACCTATTTCAAATGCACAAAAATGAGCAGTGA
- a CDS encoding glycosyltransferase 87 family protein, producing the protein MAFRLIYLVLLIVMQFCYHDRHDFPLFMVLYALLFAAYIVLVWKGRASKGDMIWLALYASVFFFQAPVLSDDIYRFIWDGQLIVNGENPYIFLPKSRPDLDFAGVLAKMNSAQYFSVYPPLNQLCFALAAFIAGTDVRINIFVLRIILFLAFLLSAALLRFYLKESGKGFQHFALFAFNPLMLIESVGNLHFEIVMLAFCLAAYGLFKWKANRFWAAVLLAFAISIKLLPLIFLPLILRHLGFKKGAYFVALVFGVNVLLFLPFADRGFLLHILSSIQLYFQTFEFNASLYYLFREAGHFLFGFNVISFLGPILGILNLAVILILSWRVGKFEMAAFFILCSYLLFSTTVHPWYLVPLLGLSAFTRFRFPFVWSFFITFSYAAYQSEPVHERLSLVFLEYLVVISFAIYEIVNYRKGGAESGAEAGF; encoded by the coding sequence ATGGCCTTTCGGTTAATATATCTTGTCTTGCTCATTGTGATGCAATTCTGCTATCACGATCGCCACGATTTTCCGCTTTTCATGGTGCTTTATGCCCTGCTTTTCGCCGCCTATATTGTGTTGGTTTGGAAAGGGCGTGCCTCGAAAGGAGATATGATTTGGTTGGCGTTGTATGCAAGTGTTTTCTTTTTTCAAGCTCCTGTGCTATCCGACGACATCTACCGTTTCATTTGGGATGGGCAGCTTATTGTAAATGGCGAAAATCCTTATATTTTTCTTCCAAAATCACGCCCGGATCTCGACTTTGCGGGGGTATTGGCAAAAATGAATTCGGCTCAGTATTTTAGTGTGTATCCCCCGCTCAATCAGCTTTGCTTTGCTTTGGCGGCTTTTATTGCGGGCACGGATGTTCGTATCAATATATTCGTGCTTCGCATTATTCTTTTTCTGGCTTTCCTTCTGTCGGCCGCATTGCTTCGATTTTATTTGAAAGAGTCGGGCAAAGGATTTCAGCACTTCGCTCTGTTTGCCTTCAATCCTCTTATGCTCATCGAATCCGTAGGCAATTTGCATTTTGAAATCGTGATGTTGGCCTTCTGCTTGGCCGCTTATGGTCTTTTTAAGTGGAAGGCGAATCGGTTTTGGGCGGCGGTCTTGCTCGCCTTTGCGATATCCATAAAGCTTCTACCTTTGATTTTTTTGCCTTTGATCTTGCGTCATTTGGGTTTCAAGAAAGGGGCGTATTTCGTAGCCCTTGTCTTTGGGGTTAATGTGCTCTTGTTTCTGCCCTTTGCCGATCGGGGCTTCCTCTTGCATATTTTAAGTTCGATTCAGTTGTATTTTCAAACTTTCGAATTCAATGCGAGCCTTTATTATCTGTTTCGCGAAGCGGGCCATTTCCTTTTTGGGTTCAATGTTATTTCCTTTTTGGGGCCTATTTTGGGCATCCTCAATTTGGCAGTAATTTTGATTTTATCGTGGCGAGTAGGCAAATTTGAAATGGCGGCGTTTTTTATTCTGTGCAGTTATTTGTTGTTCAGTACTACGGTGCATCCTTGGTACCTTGTTCCTCTTTTGGGTTTGTCGGCATTTACCCGATTCCGTTTTCCTTTTGTATGGTCTTTTTTTATCACTTTCAGTTATGCTGCCTACCAAAGCGAGCCTGTGCATGAGCGTTTAAGCTTGGTTTTTTTAGAGTATTTGGTTGTGATTTCTTTCGCAATTTATGAAATTGTCAACTACCGAAAAGGAGGGGCTGAAAGTGGGGCAGAGGCAGGATTCTGA
- a CDS encoding dipeptide epimerase, with protein sequence MSSELIHFKVRNKKVFKIAHGARTHTDTLLLKLEKDGIVAYGEAAHVPYYGIDIKDSIADIAKHWGEIYPLVGKDAAVFWDKVRDLLGENHFAICALDMAHQDWLSKSKGVDLRAHLGIAKEMQTPKSSYTIGIDEVEKMKQSVDEIDFPFLKIKLGSENDAEILKALREHSDKPMRVDVNAGWQLAQAKEMLQLMHTLGNFELLEQAFPIREIEGNLQLKEMNLLPVFVDESCVSKEDVRRVAPYVDGINIKLTKCGGPTPAMEMIKTCRELGLKIMLGCMMESSIGISTLAQLACLVDFVDMDGSSMIANDPADGVKIVKGEAVFNDRLGHGAVLKDDIDYERKVTLR encoded by the coding sequence ATGAGCAGTGAACTGATTCACTTTAAAGTAAGAAACAAGAAGGTTTTTAAAATTGCCCACGGAGCAAGAACGCACACAGATACGCTTTTGCTCAAACTGGAAAAAGACGGCATCGTGGCCTACGGAGAGGCCGCTCATGTGCCGTATTATGGTATAGATATCAAGGACTCGATTGCCGATATAGCGAAACATTGGGGCGAAATATATCCTCTTGTCGGCAAAGACGCTGCGGTGTTTTGGGATAAGGTGCGGGATTTGTTAGGAGAAAATCACTTTGCAATTTGTGCATTGGATATGGCCCATCAAGATTGGTTGAGTAAATCGAAAGGTGTGGATTTGCGAGCTCATTTGGGCATTGCTAAAGAAATGCAAACGCCGAAGTCGAGCTATACCATAGGGATTGATGAGGTAGAGAAAATGAAGCAATCGGTGGACGAGATCGATTTCCCTTTTTTGAAGATAAAGCTCGGCTCTGAAAATGATGCCGAAATATTGAAGGCTCTACGCGAGCACAGCGACAAACCCATGCGAGTGGATGTCAATGCAGGTTGGCAGTTGGCTCAGGCCAAAGAGATGTTGCAGCTTATGCACACCCTTGGCAATTTCGAATTGCTCGAGCAGGCCTTTCCAATTCGCGAAATTGAAGGAAACCTTCAATTGAAGGAAATGAACTTGTTGCCCGTTTTTGTCGACGAGAGTTGCGTCAGCAAAGAGGATGTAAGGCGAGTTGCTCCTTATGTCGACGGCATCAATATCAAATTGACGAAATGTGGTGGCCCGACACCCGCAATGGAAATGATCAAAACATGTCGTGAATTGGGCTTGAAGATTATGCTGGGCTGCATGATGGAGTCTAGTATTGGTATTTCTACATTGGCTCAATTGGCCTGTCTTGTGGACTTCGTAGATATGGACGGCTCAAGTATGATTGCGAATGATCCTGCAGACGGGGTGAAAATAGTAAAAGGTGAAGCCGTTTTTAATGATAGACTAGGACACGGAGCGGTATTGAAAGATGACATTGACTACGAAAGAAAAGTTACGTTACGATAG
- a CDS encoding FKBP-type peptidyl-prolyl cis-trans isomerase — protein sequence MKKGSMFLAVAMAVVATSCSQFKVTETEEGDRIQYLAKGEGDKTPEVGDMLKFNLRISSEQDSVFTDTWEAGRPIEIPMQPPTFTPSFESALMHLHEGDSAVVFVSADTLFTRIHQPLPPGVSVGSDLKFLVSLLSIETKEEHAAALEEKSKGEDKVIADFVGESLKGAEKFESGIYVLKEKSGSGATVAKGDTVTVNYVGKFFDGNIFDQNEGASFPVGLGYVIPGWEEALMSMKKGEKSTFVIPSKLAYGERGAGNAIPPFTPLVFEIELLKINKK from the coding sequence ATGAAAAAAGGAAGTATGTTTTTGGCCGTCGCAATGGCCGTTGTAGCCACTTCGTGCAGTCAATTTAAAGTGACCGAAACGGAAGAAGGTGACCGAATTCAGTATTTGGCCAAAGGAGAGGGCGATAAAACGCCTGAAGTGGGCGATATGCTTAAATTCAACTTGAGAATTAGCTCAGAGCAAGATTCTGTTTTTACCGATACTTGGGAAGCCGGCCGTCCAATCGAAATTCCGATGCAGCCCCCAACCTTTACTCCGTCTTTCGAAAGTGCTTTGATGCATTTGCATGAAGGAGACAGTGCGGTTGTTTTTGTTTCGGCCGACACGCTTTTCACGCGTATTCATCAGCCTTTGCCTCCAGGGGTGTCTGTGGGTTCAGACTTGAAGTTCTTGGTTTCTTTGTTGTCCATTGAAACAAAAGAAGAGCACGCGGCAGCTTTGGAAGAGAAAAGCAAAGGAGAAGACAAGGTCATTGCCGACTTCGTGGGCGAAAGTCTTAAAGGTGCTGAAAAATTTGAGAGCGGAATCTACGTTTTGAAAGAAAAAAGTGGAAGCGGGGCAACGGTAGCTAAGGGTGATACCGTAACAGTTAATTATGTAGGTAAATTTTTCGACGGAAACATCTTTGATCAAAACGAAGGTGCGTCTTTCCCTGTAGGCTTGGGCTATGTGATTCCAGGTTGGGAAGAGGCTCTCATGAGCATGAAGAAAGGAGAGAAGTCTACTTTCGTGATTCCTTCGAAACTTGCATACGGTGAAAGAGGAGCAGGCAATGCGATTCCTCCATTCACACCACTTGTTTTCGAAATTGAATTGTTGAAAATTAATAAAAAGTGA
- a CDS encoding TraR/DksA family transcriptional regulator: MESMKEKTRYSEAELAEFEEIILKKLKATNNEIEFIRNTLSRKDDNGTDNTALGSKTLEDGADMREKERLNQSASRLSKFASQLEAALIRIKNGTYGVCKDTGKLIPAERLRAVPHTQQTIEAKLAAQ; the protein is encoded by the coding sequence ATGGAATCGATGAAAGAAAAAACACGCTATTCGGAGGCCGAATTGGCTGAGTTTGAAGAAATCATCCTCAAAAAATTGAAAGCCACCAATAACGAAATTGAGTTTATCAGGAATACATTGAGCCGCAAGGACGACAACGGCACAGACAATACGGCCTTGGGTAGCAAGACATTGGAAGATGGGGCGGATATGCGAGAAAAGGAACGTTTGAACCAATCGGCTAGCCGTTTGTCTAAATTTGCATCGCAACTTGAAGCGGCTTTGATTCGCATCAAAAATGGAACCTACGGAGTGTGCAAAGATACAGGCAAGTTGATACCAGCAGAAAGGCTGAGGGCCGTGCCGCATACGCAACAAACCATTGAGGCGAAATTGGCAGCTCAGTAA